The genomic window TGAATTAATTTTTCCGTCCATAACTGGAGATAAACTTGTTGAGAAACTAATTCTATGATCTGTTACTCTGTCTTGTGGATAGTTATATGTTCTTATTTTTTCACTTCTTGCACCTGAACCGGCTAATTTTCTATATCCGGATTCTTCTTCTAATTTCTTTTGAATTTCTAAATCATAAAGCTTAGATTTAAGAATTCTAAGTGCAATTTCTCTATTTTGAATTTGAGATTTACCTTCTTGACATGAAACAACAATACCAGTTTTAAAGTGTGTAATTCTTACAGCACTATCGGTTGTGTTAACTGACTGACCACCGTTACCACTTGAGCGGAATACATCAACTCTAATATCTTCAGGTTTAATCTCAATTTCTACATCATCATCAATTTCAGGCATAACTGTAACCGTTGCAGTACTTGTGTGAACTCTTCCCTTGGTTTCGGTAACTGGAACTCTTTGAACTCTATGTACACCACTTTCAAATTTTAGTTTTGAATATGGTTTTTCACCAGAAACAGAAAAAGTTATTAAAGTGAAACCACCTGCTTCAGCTGGTGTTGAATCAAGTGTTTTTCATTTGAGATCATTTTGATCACATCATTTTGTGTACATTCTAAACAAATCACCAGCAAAGATATTAGCTTCATCACCTCCAGCAGCACCTCTGATTTCAACTATAACATCTCGATTATCGTTTTCATCTTTAGGTAAAATTAAAATTTTCAATTCATCAGTTAATTTAGACATAATCTCTTCAGAGCTAGAAATTTCCATTTTAGCCAAACTAACTAATTCATCATCTTTTTCTTGCAACATCTCTTTTGAAAGAATTAAATTATTTTCTGCTTGTAAATAAGAATTAAACGTTTCAACAATATCTTTAATTGAGTTTATTTCTTTTGTTATTTTAGTGTATTTCTTGATATCAGAAACAACCTCAGGATCAAGTAGTTGTTTTTCCATTTCATCGTGTTTTTCTTTAATTTTTAATAGTGAGTTATACATTGTTTGTTCCATAGTTATTTTATTATAGCAAAATAGTGAATTTTAATATTATAAAATGCTTTGGTATTGGTAGTTAAATATATGAAACATAGGTTTGACTAAGTATTAGTAAATTATTGGTAAATAAAAGTTTAACTCATAACAATTATAAAAACTAGTAGTGAAAGTATTTCTCCAAAAGTTTTCCATCTCTCAATATTTTTTTATTCTAGTGTTTTTTTATATTATTTTATATAATTAAGAAATGTACGAAATAAATTTAGTTAAACTACCAAGAAAAGTCTTAAGAGAAAAATCATTGGAAGTGCCAATTCCTTTGTCAGATGAAGATATTGAATTAGCTGAAAAAATGATTTATCACGTTGATGACAGTCAAAAACCTAACACAAAATTTAGACCTGCAGTTGGAGTTGCTGCTGTACAATATGGTGTATTAAAAAGAGTGTTTTATATCCATGTAAAAGATTATCAAGATAGAACTATTTTTAGAGATGTTTTATTTAATCCTATGGTTCTTAATAAGGCTGTGATGCTTAATGCTTTGGCTGAAGGTGAAGGATGTTTAAGTGTTGATGATAGTTGACCTAATCAAGAGGGATTTGTTCATAGAGCAAATCGAATTGTTGTAAGAGCTTATAGTTATTTTCAACAAAAAGAAGTGACATACGATGTTTCTGATTATGTAGCAATAGTAATGCAACATGAATTGGATCACCTTGATGGTAAATTATTTATTGACCATATTAACAAAAAACACCCTTGAAGAAAAAAAGAAAAATGTAAATATTTATAGAAACGGGTAAAAATGGAAAAATTTATCAATACACTAAGTAATGTTCTAGATTTTAGATATACAACCGCAATTATGATTGTTTGATTCATTTTGGTATTAATTTTAGGATATTTATGAGGGTTTAAACGTGGTTTGATAGCAAATATAATTAACATCGTAATTATTTTTGCGGCATTAGTTATTGCAGCAATAATATCCGTATTAGTTAAACCATCTTTAAGCAATATTTTAATCAAAACTGATGATACAGGAATGTTAAAAGATTCTGGACTTATTGACAATATAGTTGGGTATTTGGCATTATTTATTCATTTAATTACATTAATAATCTTTATGATTATTTCAGGAATTATTGGAATGTTTAGAAAAAAACCTAAAAGAACTTTTACAAGACCTTTTTATGGTTTAATTAGCATAGCGGGTTCATTACCTATTGCTGCTATTTCTACAGCAATAATTACACCAATTACTAAACATGATAATGGAATGAGTAAATTTGTCGGTGCCTTGAGTATTGGATTTTCTTTTACTACCGCCAATAGTGCAGAAGGCATTATAGAATCTTTAGTTAAAACTACAGAAAGTATTAATAAAATTAATAGTGATAACCCCAAAGAAAGAGAAGAAGGGGCTAAAAGTATTCTTAATGATCCAGCTATAGGTAACCTTTTAGACAAGTTAATTGAAAACAATAAAAAAGAAGAAAGAAAACCTAGTGAATCTGTAAAACCAAATACTCCAAATGAATCAACAAGTCAATCACAACCTAATCAGCCTGTTACACAACCTTCACAAAAAGATTCAACAAACAAGATTCTTGAAGAATTGATTGGTGATAATGTAAATTTAATCCAAAACCTTAAAAATAATAAAGAAGTTGTTGAAAATCTAAATAAAATAACTGAAATTAACACTGAAGAAATCACAATTGAACAAATAGATGAACTTACTAGTGATTTTATAAGAAATGCTAGAAAAAATTTAGGTGATTCTAAACAACTAAATGCATTATTATCAATTGTTGAAGAAAATGGTTTATCAACCTTGTCTAACAATGGTGTTAAAATTGTTGAATTAGGTATTACGTTAATTAAAAATGAATTGGGTAGTGAAAGCAATATTAAATTTGATGAAATTAGCAACAAACTCAAAGATATCGTTAATAAGGCAGTTGAATTAAAAAATTTAACTAATTAGTTCTAGATGAGCACATCAAATTGTGCTTTTTTATATTAAAAAATCAACCATTGTGGTTGAAATTTTAATGATTATGAATTATTTTGCGTTTAACATTATTTCAATCAATGCATTCACATGCGAATTTTGAGTAAGTTGGATCAAGGGAAATGTGATCTAAATACTTTGAGTATGTTTTTTTAAATTCAGGATTTAATTTGTAAAATACATTAGCACCATTTTTAAATGACTCAACTAATTTTAATTTTCTTAAATACATGAAATGTTTTGAAATATTAGCTTGTTTTTGACCAGTGAGTTCTACAAGAGACTGAACATTGCATTCATTTTCTTCACAAAGATACAAATGAATTAATAACTCTAAATTTATTTTTGAAGAACAAACCTTAAAGAAATCTTCTAATTTAATCAATATTACTTATCCTTAATACCTTTTGAAGCAGTTTTTTTAGAACTATTTTTTTTAGTTGGGTTTAATGCATTATTTTCTTTGTTTTTTGTTGCCTTTTTAACTACTTCAGGCTTGATTGTTTCTTGTGTATTGGTTACTTGTTCTTTTTCTTCATCATTAAAGTATAATGCTCATTCTTTAGATAATTCATTAATATCTTTAGAACTATTTTCATTATAGAAATCATCAGAAAGATTTAATGCAATTTCTTCATCATCATTACTTCTAGTGAAGTTATTTGCTCCATAATTTGAATTAATAAATTGTAGTATTTTAGCATCTTCATAACATTTCATTTCACTATTTTTAATGATTGCTCAATTAATAATATTTACTAGTTTAACGTCATAATTTTTGGATTTTAAGAATTTGTATTTATCCTTGAATTCAATGAAGTTATTTACATTTTTAACATAACTAAAATCGTCGAAAATATAAGCTTTATAAGGTTTTTTATCAACTAATACCATTAAATCAATATTCAATGTTCCAACCGAGTAATTTTGAACTAATTCAATATTAGTTTTATTTCTTGTAACTTTGTCAATATCATTAACAACAATTTCAGATATGTTGTTTTCATAACTAGTTATTGTTGAATTTTTGCTACGATTAATGGCGATTTTTACAAAATCACGTCTTTCTTGGTCAGTTTTTTCAAGAAATTCTAATCAAAGTCTAAAAATCATCGTATCTGTACTATTTGTGTTATTTGAAATATCAGTTGACTTAATTGTCTTAATAACAATCATTTTATCTTTTGCACGAGAAATAGCAACATTTAACGCGTTCATACCACCTGTACGACCAACATATGTTGAGAAAATTTTAGCTGTTTTATCGTAAGCTACCGTAGCTACAACTAGATCAGCCTCATCACCTTGAATATTTTCAAGATTTCTTATCATAAGCCGATTTTCACGCATTGCCATTTCAAGATCAGGGTATTTTTGAATAATTAAATTAGTAATGTAATCGCCTTGTTTAGCATTAAACGAAAGTAAAATAATTTTCTTGTAATTATCGATATTTTCCTTAAGAATTTCTATAGCTGTGTTGGCTTCTACAATGTTTTTATTGTCTTCTCATTTACCATTTACTTGAATAACTTCAATAGCATCTTCTTCGTTAGAGCCTGCAACATCAACTACATCAAGCTGTGATTTATAGAAATGTTTTGATGAGAAAGTCATTAAAGAAGCATGGTTAGCACGGTAGTTTTTGTCAAGTAGAATTTTAAATACACCTAAACTTAGTGCATAATCTAAAAGTGACTCAACATTTCCAAAAATTGTATCATCACTACTTCTTACACCAAATCAGTTGGTTGGACGCATTTGGTTTTCATCACCCGAAAGAATTTTTGTTTTTCCTAGGTAAAGCAATGGTAAACCTTTTTCAATGAAAATCTGTGATGATTCATCAAGAATAACATAATCAAATTCACCTTTTTCTCAAATACTTAAGTCTGTATCAGGAGTGGTGATTACAACAGGAATAATTTTCTTAATAATTCTTCCGTAATTTTTTATGAATTTATGCGGATCCATATTTGCTAATCTAATTGTTGCAGCAAATTCTTTGTACATTTGCAAATCTTCCGAGCTAAAACGAGTAATTTTTCTTATTGTATTAATTGTCATTATCTTCTTAATATTTTCAATTTCAGTTAATTCATTACGATCATAATCGGGTTGTCTACTTGAAATTGATTCAACTCACTCTAGTTGCTCGTATGAAACTGAAGCTGTTTTAATAAAGAAATCACTAATTTGACCAGAATAATTACGTGGTAATAAATTCTCAATTTCTTTAGCACGTTTTCTTAGTTGTCTGTAGTGTTTAAAGTTTTCGGGATTTGTATATCTTGTAAAAGCATTTGATTTATCATTTAATCTCATGAACTCTTTTTTTCATGGACCAAATTCAGTCAAATCTATAGTTCCACTTTGTGAAACGCTATGAGGCATTTCAACATTTTTAGCTAAAACTCTTAAATTATCATAATCAGTTTTATTTAAACCTGTCTCACTTAAACATGTTGCAGATTCTTTAATGTTTGAACTAAATGGTTTGTAACAATTAGACATTAAGAATCTATATGTATCAAGAATTTTATCAACCGACTGACTTTTGTTTATATCTTTAGTAATTTCAATTCATTTTAATTCATCATCCTGAATTATTTGATTACCGCCAGCTGGAAGTGATTTAAATTCACTAAAGTATTCTAAATAATCGATGAATGCTTGAAGAGGTTCATAAAAACTTCTTTTACTAAAATCTTTGCTTGTTAATAAACACAAGCAGAACATTCTAAGATCTTGTAAACGGTTTCTGATAACTTCAAGAGCCGCTTTTTTTTGTGAAGCTACTAATGCAGTTCTTCCAACAAAAAGAATATTAGCAAGTAAATTAACAATTGTTTGAGATTTACCAGTACCAGGAGGACCTCAAATAACTGTATCTTGAATTAATGATGATAAAATAGCTCTATCTTGTGAAAAATTGGTTTTAGTAATATTAAATAATTTTGGTTTATCAGTAAAAATTTGTTTATCTAATTTTTTAGCATATGCAGATTTAAGAAAATCGATGTTAAAGATTTTATCAATTTCATCATTATCAATAATTTCCTTCATTCTCTTTCTTGAGTATCCACCACCAGGTAAAAATATACCTAAAACCATACCAGTATGGAATTGAATTGTTTTGTTATTAATGTTGTCTGGATTTTTCTTCTCAAATGGTGTTACTATATTCTCCGGAAGAGGAAAAACATTATTTCAATCTCTACTTAACCTAAAGATGATTTGTTCAATAGACATTCCTGAGTAGTCAAAAGTTATATTGATATTAAATCCAGCATTATTAAGAATAAACACAAGTTTCTCGTTTAATTTAATATTTTTATGAACGATTAAAAATGGTCTACCATTTTTAAATTCAATGCTTACTTCATGGAAAAATAAAGGTGCATAAATTTTCTTATCCTCAATAGAAACTGAAACGTATAGAAAACCAAGGTGCATTGGTCAAATATTAGTTTCATCTAAAACTGAAAGCGCTTTTCTATCAAGAATCTTTCATTTCAATGCAGACTTTTGAATATCCACTCTTATTTTTTCAATTAATTTTGGTTTAGTATTTTCAAAGTTGGTGAATAATTGTGATTTAATGTTATCGCTTAATTCAAGGTCATTATTTTTAAAAAGTTCAATCATTAAAGAAGGTTCATCAATACTTTCGGCAGCTTTTCTAACTCTTGAAAGATTCGATTCAATAAATGGTAGTTCAATTTTAGCTCCGCTTGTCGCACTGACTCTTACCAGAGCACTAAAGTAGTCTCTACCAAAAACTTTGTAAAAATCATAGAAATGATTTGTATTAAGAGATGTAAAAACTGAAGGGTCATTTTGAGTTACTTCAAGTAAATTATCTAAAATTGCAGCATATCTTTGATTAGGGTTTTTTACAAAACTATTTGATTGATTCATATTATTTACCTCTTAATAATTCTAATTCTTCTTTTACAGCAG from Mycoplasma anserisalpingitidis includes these protein-coding regions:
- a CDS encoding ArsR family transcriptional regulator — protein: MIKLEDFFKVCSSKINLELLIHLYLCEENECNVQSLVELTGQKQANISKHFMYLRKLKLVESFKNGANVFYKLNPEFKKTYSKYLDHISLDPTYSKFACECIDWNNVKRKIIHNH
- the def gene encoding peptide deformylase, with translation MYEINLVKLPRKVLREKSLEVPIPLSDEDIELAEKMIYHVDDSQKPNTKFRPAVGVAAVQYGVLKRVFYIHVKDYQDRTIFRDVLFNPMVLNKAVMLNALAEGEGCLSVDDSWPNQEGFVHRANRIVVRAYSYFQQKEVTYDVSDYVAIVMQHELDHLDGKLFIDHINKKHPWRKKEKCKYL
- a CDS encoding AAA domain-containing protein, which codes for MNQSNSFVKNPNQRYAAILDNLLEVTQNDPSVFTSLNTNHFYDFYKVFGRDYFSALVRVSATSGAKIELPFIESNLSRVRKAAESIDEPSLMIELFKNNDLELSDNIKSQLFTNFENTKPKLIEKIRVDIQKSALKWKILDRKALSVLDETNIWPMHLGFLYVSVSIEDKKIYAPLFFHEVSIEFKNGRPFLIVHKNIKLNEKLVFILNNAGFNINITFDYSGMSIEQIIFRLSRDWNNVFPLPENIVTPFEKKNPDNINNKTIQFHTGMVLGIFLPGGGYSRKRMKEIIDNDEIDKIFNIDFLKSAYAKKLDKQIFTDKPKLFNITKTNFSQDRAILSSLIQDTVIWGPPGTGKSQTIVNLLANILFVGRTALVASQKKAALEVIRNRLQDLRMFCLCLLTSKDFSKRSFYEPLQAFIDYLEYFSEFKSLPAGGNQIIQDDELKWIEITKDINKSQSVDKILDTYRFLMSNCYKPFSSNIKESATCLSETGLNKTDYDNLRVLAKNVEMPHSVSQSGTIDLTEFGPWKKEFMRLNDKSNAFTRYTNPENFKHYRQLRKRAKEIENLLPRNYSGQISDFFIKTASVSYEQLEWVESISSRQPDYDRNELTEIENIKKIMTINTIRKITRFSSEDLQMYKEFAATIRLANMDPHKFIKNYGRIIKKIIPVVITTPDTDLSIWEKGEFDYVILDESSQIFIEKGLPLLYLGKTKILSGDENQMRPTNWFGVRSSDDTIFGNVESLLDYALSLGVFKILLDKNYRANHASLMTFSSKHFYKSQLDVVDVAGSNEEDAIEVIQVNGKWEDNKNIVEANTAIEILKENIDNYKKIILLSFNAKQGDYITNLIIQKYPDLEMAMRENRLMIRNLENIQGDEADLVVATVAYDKTAKIFSTYVGRTGGMNALNVAISRAKDKMIVIKTIKSTDISNNTNSTDTMIFRLWLEFLEKTDQERRDFVKIAINRSKNSTITSYENNISEIVVNDIDKVTRNKTNIELVQNYSVGTLNIDLMVLVDKKPYKAYIFDDFSYVKNVNNFIEFKDKYKFLKSKNYDVKLVNIINWAIIKNSEMKCYEDAKILQFINSNYGANNFTRSNDDEEIALNLSDDFYNENSSKDINELSKEWALYFNDEEKEQVTNTQETIKPEVVKKATKNKENNALNPTKKNSSKKTASKGIKDK
- the prfA gene encoding peptide chain release factor 1 yields the protein MYNSLLKIKEKHDEMEKQLLDPEVVSDIKKYTKITKEINSIKDIVETFNSYLQAENNLILSKEMLQEKDDELVSLAKMEISSSEEIMSKLTDELKILILPKDENDNRDVIVEIRGAAGGDEANIFAGDLFRMYTKWCDQNDLKWKTLDSTPAEAGGFTLITFSVSGEKPYSKLKFESGVHRVQRVPVTETKGRVHTSTATVTVMPEIDDDVEIEIKPEDIRVDVFRSSGNGGQSVNTTDSAVRITHFKTGIVVSCQEGKSQIQNREIALRILKSKLYDLEIQKKLEEESGYRKLAGSGARSEKIRTYNYPQDRVTDHRISFSTSLSPVMDGKINSIIDALLTEEQNEKIKEAGL